The following DNA comes from Terriglobales bacterium.
CTGCCGCCGAATTTCAGAATACCGAAAACACCAAGCCCTCCGGCGACGCTCGGCAAGCGCTCGTCTCCACTACCGACGAGGTTTACTTCCGCTTCAAGGCAATGTACGTGTGGTGGATGCTGCGCGACTTGATCGGCGATGTCGCGCTTCAGGCCGTGCTCAAGGACTACAAAGCCGATCAGGACAAGGATCCCTCGTACGTGCAGCGTCTCGTTGCCGCACATTCGAAGCGGGACTTGGAATGGTTTTTTGACGACTGGGTGTACCGCGACCGTGGCCTTCCCGACTTCAAGATCGCAAGCGCACCATCTCGCGAGACACTCAATAACTCCCATGTCGTCGCCGTGACGGTCGAGAACACCGGAGCCGTGGGCGCTGAAGTGTCTGTAACGGTGCACAGCGCGACCGGAGAAAAAAGCGTTCCCATGCTCGTTCGCGCCAGACAGAAAGAAATAACTCGCATCTCAGTACCGGGCAAACCGACTTCGGTGACCGTCAATGACGGAAGTGTCCCCGAAGCCGATCTGTCAAACAACAGTTTCGACGTGAAGTAGCGCCGTACATTTACAATTTCATTTCGTTCACACCAATATCGAGGTGAACTTTTGGCCTACATCCAGTTCTTAGGCGCCGCCGGTACCGTAACCGGTTCCAAGCATCTCATCAATACCACCAACGACGAACGCGGCAAGCAGGGATTCCAGGTGCTTGTCGACTGCGGTTTGTTTCAGGGCCCGAAGGAATGGCGCGAGCGTAATTGGGCCGATCCGCCGGTACCGCCGGAACAGATTGACGCCGTCATTCTGACGCACGCCCACCTTGATCACTCCGGCTGGATTCCGCGCCTCGTGAAGTGTGGCTATCGTGGTCCGATCTATGCCACGCCCGCCACCATCGATCTCTGCTCCATTCTCCTGCCGGATTCAGGCCACCTGCAGGAAGAAGACGCGGCCTTCCACAACAAACGGAAAACGTCGAAGCACTCGCCTGCATTGCCTCTTTACACCTTCGAGGAAGCGCAAAACTGCCTGCCTCAGTTTCGTCCGGTGAACTTCGGCGAAGAAGTCCAACTCCGTCCCGACTTCAGCTTCCGCTTCGTGCGCGCAGCGCACATCGTGGGATCGTCCATGGTCGAAGCGAAGGTAAAGTTGAACGGCGACTTCCGGCGCATGATGTTCACCGGAGATATCGGACGCGTGCGCGACTCGCAGGTCGCGCCGGGCCGTGTCGTCCGCTCCGGGCCCACCGAGGGACAAAGTACCGATCTGCTGGTGATGGAATCCACGTATGGCAATCGCGAGCATCCCAAGACTGATCCTCGCCCAGAATTGGCGCGCTTGATCCGCGAGACGGTCAAGCGTGGCGGCAGTGTCGTAGTTCCTGCTTTTGCCGTCGAGCGCACTCAGAAGTTTCTGTTCATGTTGAAGGAACTGATGGAGGCCGGAGAGATCCCGAAGGTTCCTGTCTTCGCCGATAGTCCCATGGCGATTGAAGCTGTCAAAATCTTTCTAAAGCACACCGAAGAGTTCAGCGATCAGACCAGGCAGTTGGTTGCGAAGCTCGGATCACCGCTGGAGTGGGAGGGTTTCACCTTCGCCAAGACTCCCGAAGAATCCAAGCGCATCAACGACGTGAAGTATCCCTGCATCATCGTTTCGTCGAGCGGCATGGTTGCCGGCGGACGCATCCTGCATCACCTCCTGCTCCGCCTGCCCGACCCGCGCAACCTCGTGTTGTTTATCGGATTTCAGTCACCCGGCACGCGCGGTGCCACCATTAAGAGCGGTGCAAGGGAAGTGAAGATTTTCGGAGAGTTTGTTCCCATCCGTGCGCAGGTCGCAGCCATCGAGCAGTTCAGCGATCACGCCGACACTGCGGAGCTTCTCGAATGGCTGGGGACCTTCCAGGGAAAGCCTGATCAGACTTTTCTGGTTCACGGCGAGCCTGAAGCTTCACGCCTGTTGCAGGCGGCGATCACGAAGACACTCGGTTGGAAGGTGGACATCGCGGAGTTCCGCGAAAAAGTTCACGTATAACTTTAGCTATTTCGGAAGCTTAAAAGTCACGCTGACGTTGGTATCAACGTCCTGAGGTTGTCCGTTCAGGCGGTACGGCTCGTATCGCCATTCACTGACGGCCCTGATCGCGGCCCCGGCCAGCACCGCGTTTCCTTTCACCCGGCGAATGTTCTCCACCGTTCCCAGCTTCGTGATTCGTATCGCGAGCACAACCTCACCCTCGTAACGTTGCTGCTTCGCGAATACCGGGTACACCGGGTTCACTTTCTGGATGAGCCTTCCACCGGTAAGACTGCTCGAGGACACGGAAAGCACGGGTGTGTTCGCGCTGGCGGGCAACTTCACGCTTCCCATGTTCGGGGACATGCTGATGCCCGTGATCGACGGTGCGCTGATCGGCCCGTCATCGCTTTGAAAGCTTTGTCGTCCCGGCGTCAGGATCAACCGATTGTCTTCCGCTGGCCTGCGTACCGAATCTTCGGCCACA
Coding sequences within:
- a CDS encoding MBL fold metallo-hydrolase, translated to MAYIQFLGAAGTVTGSKHLINTTNDERGKQGFQVLVDCGLFQGPKEWRERNWADPPVPPEQIDAVILTHAHLDHSGWIPRLVKCGYRGPIYATPATIDLCSILLPDSGHLQEEDAAFHNKRKTSKHSPALPLYTFEEAQNCLPQFRPVNFGEEVQLRPDFSFRFVRAAHIVGSSMVEAKVKLNGDFRRMMFTGDIGRVRDSQVAPGRVVRSGPTEGQSTDLLVMESTYGNREHPKTDPRPELARLIRETVKRGGSVVVPAFAVERTQKFLFMLKELMEAGEIPKVPVFADSPMAIEAVKIFLKHTEEFSDQTRQLVAKLGSPLEWEGFTFAKTPEESKRINDVKYPCIIVSSSGMVAGGRILHHLLLRLPDPRNLVLFIGFQSPGTRGATIKSGAREVKIFGEFVPIRAQVAAIEQFSDHADTAELLEWLGTFQGKPDQTFLVHGEPEASRLLQAAITKTLGWKVDIAEFREKVHV